From a region of the Methylomonas rapida genome:
- a CDS encoding acyl-CoA thioesterase translates to MTIRAEVEIKVPFFDIDILGIAWHGHYCKYLEIARCAMLDSIDYGYMTMRETGYVWPIVDLQLRYVRPAKFEQRLRVSAELVEWEYRMKIKYRITDAETGEVLAKGHTVQAAVDSASGEMSFASPPIFLEKLGIESAS, encoded by the coding sequence ATGACGATACGCGCCGAAGTAGAAATCAAAGTGCCGTTTTTTGATATCGACATCCTCGGTATCGCCTGGCACGGCCATTATTGCAAATATCTGGAAATTGCCCGCTGCGCGATGTTGGACAGCATAGATTATGGCTATATGACGATGCGTGAGACGGGTTATGTGTGGCCCATCGTCGATTTGCAGTTGCGCTACGTGCGGCCCGCCAAATTCGAACAGCGCCTGCGCGTGTCAGCCGAATTGGTCGAATGGGAATACCGGATGAAAATCAAATACCGCATCACCGACGCCGAAACCGGCGAAGTGCTGGCCAAGGGCCACACGGTGCAAGCGGCGGTGGATAGCGCGAGCGGCGAGATGAGTTTCGCCTCGCCGCCGATTTTTCTGGAAAAGTTGGGCATCGAATCGGCATCCTGA
- a CDS encoding NAD(P)/FAD-dependent oxidoreductase, whose product MQNNTPIPERCDVVVIGGGPAGSSVAALLAKQGIDVVLLERALHPRPQVGESLIPHVWKYADLTGVTPLIEQEGFVAKAGGITVWNDKIHRIAFAEFGFSRPALHVERDRFDEILLQHAASQGAQVFQQVSAREADLSGDWPAVSYQDRRGGESQAGNIRCRFVIDASGAAGVLAGQFQSKRLVDSSMRFLSLWGHFQNSRYVAADGRSHAADQVSLVKPVTFVTSFEDGWIWHIAMRKVTSVGLVINTDKARGMDKAGRERFYLDTLKTAPYIGRLLENADYLPDSFSQRPDYSYYSTRLCGENFYCIGDAAAFVDPIYSHGVLNAFYNASIVALAVAESLKAPAYRARHAQICENRIRQFYGFSRSLALGEFGGDGVEAELVRRFMRQVPPVELELMLAASFMSERSRNFHRMAVDAGLALHLGRAKAHAMDALAI is encoded by the coding sequence TTGCAGAATAACACCCCCATTCCCGAACGCTGCGACGTCGTGGTCATTGGCGGCGGGCCCGCCGGTTCCAGTGTCGCCGCGTTGCTGGCCAAACAGGGCATCGACGTGGTCCTGCTGGAACGAGCCCTGCATCCGCGCCCCCAAGTCGGAGAAAGCCTGATACCGCACGTCTGGAAATACGCCGATCTGACCGGGGTTACGCCGCTGATCGAGCAGGAAGGCTTTGTCGCCAAGGCTGGCGGGATCACGGTCTGGAACGACAAGATACACAGGATCGCCTTTGCCGAATTCGGTTTCAGCCGGCCGGCTCTGCACGTCGAGCGCGACAGGTTCGATGAAATCTTGCTGCAACATGCGGCCAGTCAGGGCGCGCAAGTGTTTCAGCAAGTCAGCGCGCGCGAGGCGGATTTGTCGGGCGATTGGCCGGCGGTGAGTTATCAGGACAGGCGCGGCGGCGAAAGCCAGGCAGGCAACATCCGTTGCCGCTTCGTGATCGATGCCAGCGGCGCAGCGGGCGTATTGGCCGGCCAGTTCCAATCCAAACGGCTGGTCGATTCCAGCATGCGCTTTTTGTCGCTGTGGGGACATTTTCAGAATTCGCGCTATGTGGCCGCTGACGGCCGCAGCCATGCCGCGGATCAGGTCAGCCTGGTCAAACCCGTCACGTTCGTGACCTCGTTCGAGGACGGCTGGATCTGGCATATCGCGATGCGCAAGGTTACTAGTGTCGGCCTGGTCATCAACACCGACAAGGCTCGCGGCATGGATAAGGCCGGGCGCGAGCGTTTCTATCTGGATACCTTGAAAACCGCGCCTTATATCGGTCGGCTGCTGGAAAACGCCGACTATCTGCCGGATTCGTTCAGCCAGCGGCCGGATTACTCCTATTATTCGACCCGGCTGTGCGGGGAGAATTTTTACTGCATAGGCGATGCGGCTGCCTTCGTCGATCCGATTTATTCGCATGGCGTATTGAACGCGTTCTATAACGCCTCCATCGTCGCGCTGGCGGTGGCGGAATCCTTGAAGGCCCCGGCCTATCGTGCCCGCCATGCGCAGATTTGCGAGAATCGCATCCGGCAGTTTTACGGTTTTTCCCGGTCGCTGGCGCTTGGGGAATTCGGCGGTGACGGCGTCGAGGCCGAGCTGGTCAGACGCTTCATGCGCCAAGTGCCGCCCGTCGAGCTCGAATTGATGCTGGCGGCTTCGTTCATGTCCGAGCGTTCGCGGAATTTTCACCGGATGGCAGTGGATGCAGGACTGGCTTTGCATCTCGGTAGGGCCAAGGCGCATGCCATGGATGCTTTGGCAATTTAA
- a CDS encoding PDDEXK family nuclease: MNALSEFASFVPWLAALSALLGVVLLISSIRNLLPMLKAAELLRLPLQEIQELTFASAGPVVLCVEGPLLTRRFVSLSYKLRTEYGADVPASKHWFRAKSSGFSKARIELQTYHLPHPGRYRLHIESLGQPQPNDAEHAVVFAKPHLMATVGYILRILLASWLLIGGLVLFALSVLG; encoded by the coding sequence GTGAATGCATTATCCGAGTTTGCGTCCTTTGTACCGTGGCTTGCCGCCTTGTCCGCGCTGCTGGGCGTTGTGCTGCTGATCAGCAGCATCCGCAATCTGTTGCCGATGCTCAAGGCCGCCGAGTTGCTGAGGTTGCCGTTGCAGGAAATCCAGGAATTGACTTTTGCCTCGGCGGGACCGGTGGTGTTGTGCGTGGAAGGGCCGTTGCTGACGCGCCGTTTTGTATCCCTGAGCTATAAGTTGCGGACGGAGTACGGTGCCGATGTCCCGGCCAGCAAGCATTGGTTTCGCGCCAAATCGTCTGGATTTTCCAAGGCCCGGATAGAACTGCAAACCTACCACTTACCGCATCCGGGCCGTTATCGCCTGCATATCGAGTCGTTGGGGCAGCCTCAGCCAAATGACGCCGAACACGCCGTGGTTTTTGCCAAGCCCCATTTGATGGCTACGGTCGGCTATATCCTGCGCATTTTGCTGGCTTCGTGGTTGTTGATCGGTGGCTTGGTGCTGTTTGCGTTATCGGTGTTGGGCTAG
- a CDS encoding DUF2024 family protein — translation MQIHVYDTYVTAKDGHTMHFDVFTAEKDDQKAIAYAKEWLVSIGEDNATVSSKECRFCHSQQAPADVIDSINQQGYFIYKMEGC, via the coding sequence ATGCAAATTCATGTCTACGATACCTATGTAACCGCCAAAGACGGCCACACCATGCATTTTGACGTGTTCACGGCGGAAAAAGACGATCAAAAAGCCATCGCCTACGCCAAGGAATGGCTGGTGTCTATCGGCGAAGACAATGCCACGGTTTCCAGCAAGGAATGCCGCTTTTGCCACAGCCAGCAAGCCCCGGCCGATGTAATCGACAGCATCAACCAGCAGGGTTATTTCATTTACAAAATGGAAGGTTGCTGA
- a CDS encoding rhodanese-like domain-containing protein codes for MKKYAYLLAFSILIGGCKFQQPEYLQMLSPAELNQIMQNQDIFLVDVHTPQQQHIKGTDLFIPYDEVEKYQDKLPQDKSTPIYLYCEGGPMGNAAARALHDLGYQKLFNLDGGSKAWRQAGFAFE; via the coding sequence ATGAAAAAATACGCTTACCTCCTGGCCTTCAGCATCCTGATCGGTGGCTGTAAATTTCAGCAACCCGAGTATTTGCAAATGTTGAGCCCGGCTGAATTGAACCAAATCATGCAAAACCAGGATATTTTCCTGGTCGACGTGCATACCCCCCAACAGCAGCACATCAAAGGCACGGATCTGTTCATACCCTACGACGAAGTCGAAAAATATCAGGACAAACTACCCCAGGATAAGTCCACGCCGATTTATCTTTACTGCGAAGGCGGTCCGATGGGCAATGCCGCCGCCCGCGCTCTGCATGACTTGGGCTACCAGAAATTATTCAATCTGGATGGCGGCAGCAAGGCCTGGCGTCAAGCCGGCTTCGCTTTCGAATAA
- a CDS encoding acyl-CoA dehydrogenase family protein yields MADTTDFPELAPYTVPLDDTEILSRFRAIARQGALRHALPGVYGGLDDDFGALCQTHRRLGETSRDPGLLLMLNAHLWGAVFPLLLYGSDAQKQSFLPKLIAGQWLGGHAITEPACGSDVQAMNTHAERNASGFVLNGEKRYITNAPLADWLVVYAKLDDKVSAFLLGREDVGCAFNADGKLNACRGSATGGVRLENCQIGAERLLGKPGAGAQMMQKALEYERAFVFAGIAGIMEWQLDEAIRHSRQRRSGATHLGRHQAISHRIADMKLRLDTIDLWLNECVRICNTGKRLTLASAQTKLYAAEAFLQSCLDTVQILGAAGLETGGVMSPLVQDAMAGRLFSGSSEVQKNLIAALLGTGDAYRGGL; encoded by the coding sequence ATGGCTGATACCACGGACTTTCCTGAACTAGCACCTTATACCGTCCCGCTGGACGATACGGAGATTCTGTCGCGCTTTCGCGCCATTGCCAGACAAGGCGCCTTGCGCCATGCCTTGCCCGGCGTTTATGGCGGCCTGGACGATGATTTCGGCGCCCTGTGCCAGACCCATCGCCGACTCGGCGAAACCAGCCGCGATCCAGGCTTACTCTTGATGCTGAATGCCCACTTATGGGGAGCGGTATTTCCGCTGCTGCTTTATGGCAGCGATGCGCAAAAACAAAGTTTTCTGCCCAAGTTGATAGCAGGCCAATGGCTAGGCGGCCATGCAATTACCGAGCCTGCTTGCGGCAGCGATGTGCAGGCCATGAACACCCACGCCGAAAGAAACGCCAGCGGATTCGTCTTGAACGGCGAGAAGCGCTATATCACCAATGCACCGCTGGCGGATTGGCTGGTGGTTTACGCCAAACTGGACGACAAGGTTTCGGCATTTTTGCTTGGTCGCGAGGATGTTGGTTGCGCATTCAACGCCGACGGCAAGCTGAATGCCTGCCGCGGCAGCGCCACCGGCGGCGTGCGTCTGGAAAATTGCCAAATCGGTGCCGAACGTTTATTGGGCAAACCCGGCGCGGGTGCTCAGATGATGCAAAAAGCGCTGGAATACGAACGCGCCTTCGTATTCGCCGGGATCGCCGGCATCATGGAGTGGCAGCTCGATGAAGCGATCCGGCACAGCCGGCAGCGCCGTTCGGGCGCCACGCATTTGGGCCGGCATCAAGCCATCAGCCACCGCATCGCCGATATGAAGCTGCGCCTGGACACGATCGACCTATGGCTGAACGAATGCGTCAGAATTTGCAATACCGGCAAACGCCTGACCTTGGCCTCGGCGCAAACCAAACTCTACGCGGCGGAAGCATTCTTGCAATCCTGCCTGGACACGGTGCAAATCCTGGGCGCGGCGGGCCTGGAAACCGGCGGCGTAATGTCGCCCCTGGTCCAGGACGCCATGGCCGGTCGTTTGTTTTCCGGCAGTTCGGAAGTGCAAAAGAACCTGATAGCCGCGCTGCTCGGCACCGGCGATGCCTACCGAGGCGGCCTCTGA
- a CDS encoding exosortase system-associated protein, TIGR04073 family, with protein MSKTKTLLFTSLLAISAFSPAQADGYFSEVSEKFLRGGANLFTGMGEVPKNIVWASGETNPTVGFTGGIVGGTLDVLGRTASGIFDVITSPIPTKSLVEPAYVWDDFGKPTTYGTNYRQGEVKVYNPQ; from the coding sequence ATGTCAAAAACAAAAACATTGCTATTTACCTCGTTGCTGGCCATCAGCGCATTTTCTCCAGCACAGGCCGACGGTTATTTCTCGGAAGTATCGGAAAAATTCCTGCGCGGCGGCGCCAATCTGTTTACTGGCATGGGCGAAGTTCCCAAAAACATCGTTTGGGCCAGCGGCGAAACCAACCCCACCGTTGGATTTACGGGTGGCATCGTAGGCGGCACGCTCGACGTACTGGGCCGTACCGCGTCGGGCATCTTCGACGTCATCACCAGCCCGATTCCAACCAAAAGTTTGGTTGAACCGGCCTATGTTTGGGACGACTTTGGCAAACCCACCACTTACGGCACCAATTACAGACAGGGCGAAGTGAAGGTTTACAACCCTCAATAG
- a CDS encoding amino acid adenylation domain-containing protein, whose protein sequence is MLLEDFLTQCQRQPDALCFQEAGRGQSYAQVLRQAQAIAASLQAHGIHPGQTVALHLDRGMDAAMAIFGVLLAGACYVPLDLKNPPSRLAFIVENAQVAAVIGQGSAPAWRKQGLWLNIASSPDKKPAPVEIRPDALAAILYTSGSTGQPRGVALSHAAIKAFADWAATRVNLSSNDRIASSTPFFFDLSTFDLYAVPGRGASLHFLPAALTMAPARLSAWLAEQAISGWYTVPSLLAFLAYKGNLAQTPLPSLRFLFFAGEAFPSPALMNLARNLAQTELFNFFGPTETNVCCYWPVKRSQLSATQNIPIGKPAAGCTLRIDPETGELWVRGPTLASGYWSQGGLHPFLNEQGWYATGDRVSLKHGEYHFYGRLSRMLKCSGYRVEPAEIEAIVNALPGVKECAVIGIEDEAAGQRPALAVVLEPGRDIGEIRKALLPRLPAYMQPSRYHALPALPRLANEKLDFRQLQSMFVAGLADSQPKPSSNPDGGHV, encoded by the coding sequence ATGTTGCTGGAAGACTTTCTGACACAATGCCAACGCCAACCCGACGCCTTGTGTTTTCAGGAAGCAGGCCGCGGGCAAAGTTACGCGCAAGTATTGCGCCAGGCACAAGCCATTGCCGCAAGCTTACAGGCGCACGGCATTCATCCGGGTCAAACCGTCGCGCTGCACCTTGACCGCGGCATGGACGCCGCCATGGCGATATTTGGCGTACTGCTGGCGGGCGCGTGCTATGTGCCGCTGGACTTGAAAAACCCGCCATCCAGACTCGCCTTCATCGTCGAAAACGCGCAAGTTGCGGCGGTCATAGGGCAAGGCAGTGCCCCTGCCTGGCGGAAACAGGGCTTGTGGCTGAATATCGCCTCTTCCCCGGACAAAAAGCCGGCGCCCGTCGAAATTCGGCCTGATGCACTGGCGGCCATCCTGTACACCTCCGGCTCCACGGGCCAACCGCGCGGGGTGGCTCTGAGCCATGCGGCCATCAAGGCCTTTGCCGACTGGGCGGCCACGCGCGTGAACCTGAGCTCGAACGATCGCATCGCCAGCAGCACGCCATTTTTTTTCGATTTATCGACTTTCGACCTCTACGCCGTGCCGGGCCGTGGCGCCAGCCTGCATTTCCTGCCCGCCGCATTGACCATGGCCCCCGCCAGACTGAGCGCGTGGCTGGCCGAACAAGCCATCAGCGGCTGGTATACGGTGCCGTCGTTGCTGGCTTTTCTGGCGTATAAAGGCAATCTGGCGCAAACACCGCTGCCTTCATTGCGGTTTTTGTTCTTTGCCGGCGAGGCCTTCCCCAGCCCGGCCCTGATGAACCTAGCCCGGAATCTAGCGCAAACCGAGCTCTTCAATTTTTTCGGCCCCACTGAAACCAATGTCTGCTGCTATTGGCCGGTGAAGCGCTCACAATTGAGTGCGACGCAAAACATTCCTATCGGCAAACCCGCCGCAGGTTGCACATTGCGGATCGATCCCGAAACCGGCGAACTCTGGGTACGCGGGCCGACACTGGCCAGCGGCTATTGGAGCCAAGGCGGCTTGCACCCCTTTTTGAACGAGCAAGGCTGGTATGCGACCGGCGATCGCGTCAGCCTGAAACATGGCGAATACCATTTTTATGGCCGCCTGAGCCGCATGTTGAAATGCTCGGGTTACCGGGTCGAACCCGCCGAAATCGAAGCCATCGTGAATGCCTTGCCGGGCGTCAAGGAATGCGCGGTAATCGGCATCGAAGACGAAGCGGCCGGGCAGCGTCCGGCTTTGGCCGTGGTTTTGGAACCCGGCCGCGACATCGGCGAAATACGCAAGGCCTTGCTGCCAAGGCTGCCAGCCTATATGCAGCCTAGCCGCTACCATGCCTTGCCGGCCTTGCCCAGACTGGCCAATGAAAAATTGGACTTTCGGCAATTACAAAGTATGTTTGTTGCTGGTTTGGCTGATTCCCAGCCAAAGCCATCAAGCAATCCTGACGGCGGTCATGTTTGA
- a CDS encoding acyl carrier protein — protein sequence MKEKLKAFIFSELIYHEDPASFGDDDDLLAAGLDSMGIMRLIMFAEKEFGVTLPDTEIEPDNVQSLNALARWIDQAR from the coding sequence ATGAAGGAAAAACTCAAAGCGTTCATCTTTTCCGAACTGATTTACCACGAAGACCCCGCGTCTTTTGGCGACGATGACGATTTATTGGCCGCGGGACTCGACAGCATGGGCATCATGCGTTTGATCATGTTTGCCGAGAAAGAATTCGGCGTAACGCTGCCCGACACCGAAATCGAGCCCGATAACGTGCAAAGCTTGAACGCATTGGCAAGATGGATCGATCAAGCCCGATGA
- a CDS encoding phosphopantetheine-binding protein yields MSDDLIGQLKTMLIEGLRLEDIVPDDLAPDAALFGEGLGLDSIDALEIGVMLDRQFGVKITSGDERNHQIFSSLHSLAEFVANNRTR; encoded by the coding sequence ATGTCAGACGACTTGATCGGCCAATTGAAAACCATGCTCATCGAGGGTTTGCGCCTTGAAGACATCGTACCCGACGACTTAGCGCCGGATGCGGCTTTGTTCGGCGAAGGCCTTGGCCTAGATTCCATCGATGCGCTGGAAATAGGCGTGATGCTGGATAGGCAATTCGGTGTCAAGATCACCTCCGGTGACGAGCGCAACCACCAGATTTTTTCCTCCTTGCATTCATTGGCGGAATTCGTCGCCAATAATCGCACCCGCTAA
- a CDS encoding COG4648 family protein codes for MAKAIRAALVACLIIVYPFLSAYLARHGFAGWILVLFAVMTLWRGMRFGKRRWRLIALVLAISLMISAYFANRYVVWLLPSLVYSWLAAVFGYTLLSPPSLCERLVRLQFPEFKPGIAEYLREVTWVWTWFFAINVPVCALLPFLAGEGIWTLYTGVLVYLLMSLLAVGEWFYRRRRFPDLEAPPVMETFKVFARHGHKAFKDIGS; via the coding sequence ATGGCCAAGGCCATCAGGGCTGCTCTCGTCGCCTGTCTGATCATCGTCTATCCCTTCCTGAGCGCTTATCTTGCCAGACATGGCTTTGCCGGCTGGATTCTGGTGTTGTTCGCTGTCATGACGCTATGGCGGGGCATGCGCTTCGGTAAGCGACGTTGGCGACTGATTGCCCTGGTTTTGGCCATCTCGCTAATGATTTCGGCTTATTTTGCCAATCGATACGTGGTTTGGCTGCTGCCAAGTTTGGTCTATTCATGGCTTGCGGCCGTGTTTGGTTATACCTTGTTGTCGCCGCCGTCGCTCTGCGAACGTCTGGTGCGTTTGCAATTTCCGGAGTTCAAGCCGGGCATTGCGGAATACCTACGTGAAGTAACCTGGGTATGGACCTGGTTTTTCGCCATCAATGTACCCGTATGCGCCCTGCTGCCGTTTTTGGCTGGAGAAGGGATTTGGACCTTGTATACCGGGGTGCTGGTTTATCTGCTGATGAGCCTGCTGGCGGTCGGCGAATGGTTTTACCGGCGTCGGCGTTTTCCGGATCTGGAGGCTCCTCCGGTCATGGAGACCTTCAAAGTGTTTGCCCGGCACGGTCATAAAGCCTTCAAGGATATAGGTTCATGA
- a CDS encoding LolA family protein produces the protein MKKLLFMLVLCLPVAGFADDGALASVLARARHDGAGKFQYRETRLLELAAAPWEAEGYMLTGADGSLVKLQLQPSRVIMAISDEEMYYWDPLQNQRHRMPLDYGGEAAEQIVLFRAILQGHSEDFQNSYDFAAQIDDKRWSLRMTPKAGQGDAAATIEISGDDAAGSRIISMRRRDGEATEYHISRLPERQADNLSIPALLREATGD, from the coding sequence ATGAAAAAGCTATTGTTTATGTTGGTGTTATGCCTGCCCGTCGCGGGTTTTGCCGACGACGGCGCGCTGGCCAGCGTCTTGGCGCGCGCGCGTCACGATGGCGCCGGCAAGTTTCAATATCGGGAAACCCGATTGCTGGAGTTGGCCGCGGCGCCATGGGAAGCAGAAGGCTATATGCTGACCGGTGCCGACGGCAGCCTGGTCAAACTGCAATTACAGCCTAGTCGCGTCATCATGGCCATCAGCGATGAAGAGATGTATTACTGGGACCCGCTTCAGAATCAACGGCACCGCATGCCGCTGGATTACGGCGGCGAGGCCGCGGAGCAGATCGTGCTTTTTCGCGCGATTTTGCAGGGGCATAGCGAGGATTTTCAGAACAGTTATGATTTTGCCGCCCAAATCGATGACAAGCGTTGGTCGCTACGCATGACGCCGAAAGCCGGACAAGGCGATGCGGCCGCGACTATCGAAATTTCCGGCGATGACGCTGCCGGTAGCCGCATTATCTCGATGCGTCGACGCGATGGCGAAGCGACCGAATATCACATTTCCAGGCTGCCGGAGCGGCAGGCGGACAACTTGTCCATCCCGGCGCTGTTGCGGGAAGCGACTGGAGACTGA
- a CDS encoding MMPL family transporter, with protein sequence MSAQSIKRWFLVLLPILLAIMLWQIRVENDLNAFFTATNDEDSQLLSDLLKSGELSRRYLLVVERDSASSAEGGQRDEPSLSAFGQRLAKQLAPLEGVDQVWPANQPPREWLNAVQAYAPYHARIFSLNPEEDAAHLFDQTALHDRAAGLKQALLSPQGGFVKTIAKQDPLLLSLNGFKDLQNQFKSQSRLGVEGGALVLQSRPPALDSEAHQQLQVAIRGSFNALNEAAGGQFRLSMAGVPVFGVAAHGEISRDVALVSTLSSIAVVLVFLALFRSFAALHWVMLVQAAAFVIGTLATALIFERVHSLTLALGASLIGICVDYPMHVMVHCAKHQDSPQATVRLLWPSLFLGGLTTVIGYVAMGMTGFPGFEQIAVFALFSIAASLSLTRWVLPALLADTRLHVAHLPGIAAWVDFCGRHRKVLWLLFALATLLAVPALTKLRWMDDMQKLALDMDVLKQQDKAVRAHFSSIEPGRFVLVEAEDFETALQRSEAAERRLRQLQQAGLLDEYRGLFPWLSSEALQARNARVHDAALTAEFTQAWQTALRQAELSTEKLGALQSASTEPMLSTAVLDTPVRQVLSGQLIEGRQRVMLALWLGRHEPARLSEGLQGLDGVRYFSQKDQLDKLAVQYRDRSLYMLVIGIAIMGVFIWLQQPDIRKVALTLLPALAAVLFIFAIWALMGEELSFLHVIGLLLSVSLCVDYGIFFMENSAQDTDVTYHAIASSTLTTLASFGALGMGKTPTLPILALSVSLGVTVGFMLCPMLIAKQRKS encoded by the coding sequence GTGTCAGCGCAGTCGATAAAACGCTGGTTTTTGGTGTTGTTGCCGATATTGCTGGCCATTATGCTGTGGCAGATTCGCGTCGAAAACGATCTCAATGCGTTTTTTACCGCCACCAATGACGAAGACTCCCAATTATTGTCGGATTTATTGAAATCCGGTGAATTGTCGCGCCGCTATCTGCTGGTGGTGGAGAGGGATTCGGCTTCGTCCGCGGAAGGTGGGCAACGGGATGAACCATCCTTGTCCGCCTTCGGTCAGCGCTTGGCGAAGCAATTGGCGCCGCTGGAAGGGGTCGATCAAGTATGGCCGGCCAATCAGCCGCCGCGCGAATGGCTGAATGCCGTACAAGCCTATGCACCTTATCATGCGCGCATATTCAGCCTGAACCCCGAGGAAGACGCCGCCCATTTGTTCGACCAGACGGCATTGCATGACCGTGCGGCCGGCTTGAAACAGGCCTTGCTTTCTCCTCAAGGTGGTTTCGTCAAGACCATCGCCAAGCAAGATCCTTTGCTGTTGTCGCTGAATGGCTTCAAGGATCTGCAAAATCAGTTCAAAAGCCAATCCAGGCTGGGCGTAGAGGGTGGCGCGCTGGTGCTGCAAAGCCGGCCGCCGGCACTGGATTCGGAAGCTCACCAGCAATTACAGGTGGCCATTCGCGGTAGTTTCAACGCCCTCAACGAAGCGGCGGGCGGTCAATTTCGCCTGAGCATGGCCGGCGTGCCGGTATTCGGCGTCGCGGCGCACGGCGAAATCAGCCGCGACGTCGCGCTGGTGTCGACCTTATCCAGCATTGCCGTGGTATTGGTGTTTTTGGCCTTGTTCCGTTCATTCGCGGCCTTGCATTGGGTGATGCTGGTACAGGCGGCGGCTTTTGTCATCGGTACGCTGGCGACGGCCTTGATTTTCGAGCGTGTCCACAGTCTGACCTTGGCGCTGGGGGCCAGTCTGATTGGCATTTGCGTCGATTACCCGATGCATGTCATGGTGCATTGCGCCAAACACCAGGATTCTCCGCAAGCCACCGTGCGTCTTTTGTGGCCCAGCCTGTTCCTGGGAGGCTTGACCACCGTGATCGGCTACGTGGCGATGGGTATGACAGGTTTTCCCGGCTTCGAGCAAATCGCCGTATTCGCGTTGTTCAGCATCGCCGCGTCCTTGAGCCTGACGCGCTGGGTGTTGCCGGCCTTGCTGGCCGATACCCGGTTGCATGTCGCGCATTTGCCGGGCATTGCCGCCTGGGTGGATTTTTGCGGCCGCCACCGCAAAGTGCTGTGGCTGCTGTTCGCCTTGGCCACGCTGCTGGCCGTGCCCGCCTTGACAAAACTGCGCTGGATGGATGACATGCAAAAGCTGGCGCTGGACATGGACGTACTTAAACAACAGGACAAGGCCGTGCGTGCCCATTTTTCCAGCATAGAGCCGGGGCGTTTCGTGTTGGTCGAGGCTGAAGATTTCGAAACCGCATTGCAGCGTTCCGAAGCCGCCGAACGCCGGCTGAGGCAGCTGCAACAGGCGGGATTGCTCGATGAATACCGCGGCCTGTTTCCCTGGCTGAGTTCGGAGGCCTTGCAGGCACGAAACGCCCGTGTCCATGACGCGGCGTTGACGGCGGAATTTACCCAGGCTTGGCAAACCGCGTTGCGTCAAGCCGAACTATCGACGGAAAAACTCGGCGCGTTGCAATCAGCCTCGACAGAACCCATGCTTTCGACCGCGGTTCTGGATACGCCGGTTCGGCAGGTTTTGTCCGGTCAACTGATCGAAGGCCGGCAACGCGTGATGTTGGCGCTATGGCTGGGCCGCCACGAGCCCGCCAGATTGAGCGAGGGTTTGCAAGGCTTGGATGGCGTGCGTTATTTCAGTCAGAAGGATCAGCTGGATAAGCTGGCGGTGCAATACCGCGACCGATCGCTGTATATGCTGGTGATCGGCATTGCGATCATGGGCGTGTTCATCTGGCTGCAGCAGCCGGATATACGTAAGGTAGCGCTGACCTTGCTGCCAGCCCTGGCCGCGGTATTGTTCATTTTTGCGATTTGGGCGTTGATGGGCGAAGAGTTGAGCTTTCTGCACGTGATAGGCCTATTGCTGTCGGTTTCGCTGTGCGTCGATTATGGCATTTTTTTCATGGAGAATAGCGCTCAGGATACCGATGTGACCTATCACGCCATCGCCTCGTCGACGCTGACCACGCTGGCGTCCTTTGGCGCGCTGGGCATGGGCAAAACGCCGACACTGCCCATTCTGGCCTTGTCCGTCAGTTTAGGGGTTACCGTTGGCTTCATGTTGTGCCCCATGTTGATCGCAAAGCAGCGTAAATCATGA